CGCCTTTCGCAAGAGCGCGGATTGCAGCGGCGAGTGCCTGCGGTGCCGAATTCTTCAAGAGGAAGCCGGCGGCGCTGCACCGCATGGCAGTAGTGAATCTCCAGGCACTCGGCGCCGTTCGCAGCCTCGCCCACCACTTCCAGGTCCGGCTCGGCAGCCAGCAGCAGCGATAGTCCCGCCCGGATCAGCCGCTCGTCATCGGCAAGGACGATGCGCACCTTTGGCACTTCTACCGGTTCCGGCCAAGCCGATGCATATGGTCGCGGCTCATCGTCCATGACCGAAAGTATCCTCCGTGCCCTGCCTGCTGTCAGTAGGCAATAGCCCCTGCTCCACCTGGAGATGTAGTGCAGAACATCGAACCGGTGATGGACGCCCTCCAGGTGGCGGCCAAGTGGACAAAAGCAAGGCGGAGGTCGAGGCGTTCAGCCCGCAGCTGTATCACTACATCAGCCATCTGCACATCGCGCTCAGCGGCTTTATCACCGCTACCGGGCTGGCCATCGCGGGCCTCTCCTGGTA
This genomic interval from Arthrobacter sp. SLBN-100 contains the following:
- a CDS encoding response regulator transcription factor translates to MDDEPRPYASAWPEPVEVPKVRIVLADDERLIRAGLSLLLAAEPDLEVVGEAANGAECLEIHYCHAVQRRRLPLEEFGTAGTRRCNPRSCERRRLAGSGHKTVKGRRIPVRASALRTLQNMAQIMERQIDEKAE